The Xanthobacter flavus genome includes a window with the following:
- a CDS encoding DUF6790 family protein translates to MVFWVPLIAYAAAVLLAALSVARKPAPRRPLDLARALLRYLNLFPVGLMGLWGALGHLVFPAQSAASIGWATSPFQTEVGLANLGIGLAGVIAAFWRDWGFRAAVAVMTAGFLGGAGLNHIIEIEKTGNLAAGNAGPILYTDLLTPLLLVILLALTYRSDRAARP, encoded by the coding sequence ATGGTCTTCTGGGTTCCGCTCATCGCCTATGCGGCGGCCGTCCTGCTGGCCGCGCTCTCCGTCGCGCGAAAGCCGGCGCCGCGCCGGCCGCTTGATCTGGCGCGGGCGCTGCTGCGCTACCTGAACCTCTTCCCCGTGGGCCTTATGGGCCTGTGGGGCGCGCTGGGGCATCTCGTATTCCCGGCGCAGTCCGCCGCTTCCATCGGCTGGGCGACCAGCCCGTTCCAGACCGAGGTGGGCCTCGCCAATCTCGGCATCGGCCTTGCGGGCGTCATCGCCGCCTTCTGGCGCGACTGGGGCTTCCGCGCCGCGGTGGCGGTGATGACGGCCGGCTTCCTCGGCGGGGCGGGCCTCAACCACATCATCGAGATCGAAAAGACCGGCAATTTGGCCGCAGGCAATGCCGGCCCCATTCTCTACACGGACCTCCTCACGCCGCTTTTGCTAGTCATCCTCCTCGCCCTGACCTACCGATCCGACCGGGCCGCGCGCCCGTAG
- a CDS encoding ABC1 kinase family protein: MVDEERNRFSARAARYARVGANVGGVAARIAGARLMGLDRDGNNAAALASALGGLKGPLMKVAQLMATIPDVLPPEYAAELQKLQSDATPMGWAFVRRRMMAELGRDWEQKFASFEHAPSAAASLGQVHKAVTLAGARVACKLQYPDMQAAVEADLSQLDVLFSIHRRMDGAIDTREIAREIGERVREELDYRREAKHAALYAHILKDEPKVRVPGTHADLSTGRLLTMDWLDGEKILGFTEHPLAERNALAQAMFAAWWQPFSRFGVIHGDPHLGNYTVFSVDGRPAGINLLDYGCIRIFPPAFVAGVVDLYRGLMAGDDARVVHAYETWGFKGLKRELIDVLNIWARFIYGPLMDDRVRTIADGVSPASYGRKEAFTVHTALKQLGPVTVPREFVFMDRAAIGLGGVFLHLKAELNFHRLFEEAIADFSEEGVAARQAEGLKVAGLA, translated from the coding sequence ATGGTGGACGAGGAAAGAAACCGCTTCTCCGCGCGCGCCGCGCGCTATGCCCGGGTGGGCGCCAATGTGGGCGGGGTCGCCGCGCGCATCGCCGGTGCCCGCCTCATGGGGCTCGACCGCGACGGCAACAACGCGGCCGCCCTCGCCTCTGCCTTGGGTGGGCTGAAAGGGCCTCTGATGAAGGTGGCCCAACTCATGGCCACCATCCCGGACGTGCTGCCCCCCGAATATGCCGCCGAGCTTCAGAAGCTGCAGAGCGATGCCACGCCCATGGGCTGGGCCTTCGTGCGCCGGCGCATGATGGCGGAGCTGGGCCGCGACTGGGAGCAGAAGTTCGCGAGCTTCGAGCACGCCCCCTCCGCCGCCGCCTCCCTCGGGCAGGTCCACAAGGCGGTGACGCTGGCGGGCGCGCGCGTCGCCTGCAAGCTCCAGTATCCGGACATGCAGGCGGCGGTGGAGGCGGACCTCTCCCAGCTCGACGTGCTCTTCTCCATCCATCGCCGCATGGACGGCGCCATCGACACCCGCGAGATCGCCCGCGAGATCGGCGAGCGGGTGCGCGAGGAGCTGGACTATCGGCGCGAGGCCAAGCACGCCGCGCTCTATGCCCATATCCTGAAGGACGAGCCCAAGGTCCGCGTGCCCGGCACCCATGCCGACCTCTCCACCGGCCGGCTCCTCACCATGGACTGGCTGGACGGCGAGAAGATCCTCGGCTTCACCGAGCATCCGCTGGCCGAGCGCAATGCGCTGGCGCAGGCCATGTTCGCCGCCTGGTGGCAGCCCTTCTCGCGGTTCGGGGTGATCCATGGCGATCCCCACCTCGGCAACTACACCGTCTTCTCGGTGGACGGGCGGCCGGCCGGCATCAACCTCCTGGACTATGGCTGCATCCGCATCTTCCCGCCGGCCTTCGTGGCCGGCGTGGTGGACCTCTATCGCGGGCTGATGGCCGGGGACGACGCGCGCGTGGTCCATGCCTACGAGACGTGGGGCTTCAAGGGCCTGAAGCGCGAGCTGATCGATGTCCTGAACATCTGGGCGCGCTTCATCTACGGCCCGCTGATGGACGACCGGGTGCGCACCATCGCGGATGGCGTGTCGCCCGCATCCTATGGCCGCAAGGAAGCGTTCACCGTCCACACCGCGCTGAAGCAGCTCGGGCCGGTGACGGTGCCGCGCGAGTTCGTGTTCATGGACCGCGCCGCCATCGGCCTCGGCGGCGTGTTCCTGCATCTCAAGGCGGAACTCAACTTCCACCGCCTGTTCGAGGAGGCCATCGCCGACTTCTCCGAAGAGGGCGTGGCAGCCCGGCAGGCGGAGGGGCTCAAGGTGGCGGGGCTCGCTTAA
- a CDS encoding AI-2E family transporter — protein sequence MMRGLVGLAAAVVVFAALYVTDALLAPVVFALFVIAVVHPLLARLEAKLPKMVAVLGTLLITLAVVGAVSSVVVWGFSHVATWVFQNASRFQRLYGEAAIWLEGHGFVLAGLWAEHFDVRWLLRLFQDLSGRLQGMASFLVFTFIYVLLGLLEVDAMKSQVKRLSRSGRAPFLAPALADIARKMQTYMAVRTLMSIATGAVVWAFTLTAGLELALAWGAIAFALNYIPFIGPFVATLLPTLFALAQFESWEMAVFVFVSLNIIQFLSGSYLEPRLAGKALSVSPVLVLFAVFFFAFLWGIAGAFIGVPILIAALTLCAHHPDTRFVAELFSGRVAAEEGEKA from the coding sequence ATGATGCGGGGATTGGTGGGGCTGGCGGCGGCGGTGGTCGTGTTCGCGGCGCTCTACGTGACGGACGCGCTGCTGGCGCCGGTGGTGTTCGCGCTGTTCGTGATCGCCGTGGTGCATCCGCTGCTCGCACGGCTGGAGGCGAAGCTGCCGAAGATGGTCGCCGTGCTCGGCACGCTCCTCATCACGCTGGCGGTGGTGGGGGCGGTGTCCTCGGTGGTGGTGTGGGGCTTCAGCCATGTGGCCACCTGGGTGTTCCAGAACGCCTCCCGCTTCCAGCGCCTCTATGGCGAGGCGGCGATCTGGCTGGAGGGTCATGGCTTCGTGCTCGCCGGCCTGTGGGCCGAGCATTTCGACGTGCGCTGGCTGCTGCGCCTGTTTCAGGATCTCTCCGGCCGGCTGCAGGGCATGGCAAGCTTCCTCGTCTTCACCTTCATCTATGTGCTGCTGGGATTGCTGGAAGTGGATGCGATGAAGAGCCAGGTCAAGCGCCTCTCCCGCTCCGGCCGCGCGCCCTTTCTCGCCCCCGCGCTCGCCGACATCGCCCGCAAGATGCAGACCTACATGGCGGTGCGCACGCTCATGAGCATCGCCACCGGCGCGGTGGTGTGGGCCTTCACCCTCACCGCCGGGCTGGAGCTGGCGCTCGCCTGGGGCGCCATCGCCTTCGCGCTGAACTACATCCCCTTCATCGGCCCGTTCGTGGCGACGCTGCTGCCGACGCTCTTCGCTTTGGCCCAGTTCGAGAGCTGGGAGATGGCGGTGTTCGTTTTCGTGAGCCTGAACATCATCCAGTTCCTGTCGGGCAGCTATCTGGAGCCGCGCCTCGCCGGCAAGGCGCTCTCGGTTTCGCCGGTGCTGGTGCTGTTCGCGGTGTTCTTCTTCGCCTTCCTGTGGGGCATCGCCGGCGCCTTCATCGGCGTGCCGATCCTGATCGCGGCACTCACCCTGTGCGCCCACCACCCCGACACGCGCTTCGTGGCGGAGCTGTTCTCCGGCCGGGTGGCGGCGGAGGAGGGGGAAAAGGCGTGA
- a CDS encoding putative urea ABC transporter substrate-binding protein: MRTPVSSKLHRLKSALAGAFGLAAVAGLALGTGPAEAAPKKEFKVAWSIYVGWMPWGYANDTGIVKKWADKYGIKIDVVQFNDYVESINQYTAGAFDALTVTNMDALSVPAAGGVDTTAVIVGDFSNGNDAVILKGKKDLASIKGQKVNLVEFSVSHYLLARALESIKLKERDVKVVNTSDADMVAAYKTKAVTAVVTWNPLVSEILTDKNAHAVFDSSKIPGEIMDLLVANTAVVKDNPDFAKALVGIWYDTTTLFTADTPEGKAAREAMGKASGTDLAGFDSQLAATKLFAKAPDAVAFVRSPDVGTTMDRVRKFLFEKELLGSGAKSADAVGIELPGGKVLGDAKNVKLRFTDTWMAMVADGKL, translated from the coding sequence ATGCGCACTCCGGTTTCGTCCAAACTTCACCGTCTGAAATCCGCCCTCGCCGGGGCCTTCGGCCTCGCGGCGGTCGCCGGCCTCGCGCTCGGCACCGGCCCGGCCGAAGCCGCGCCGAAGAAGGAATTCAAGGTCGCCTGGTCGATCTATGTGGGCTGGATGCCCTGGGGCTACGCCAACGACACCGGCATCGTGAAGAAGTGGGCCGACAAGTACGGCATCAAGATCGATGTGGTGCAGTTCAACGATTATGTGGAGAGCATCAACCAGTACACGGCCGGCGCGTTCGACGCCCTCACCGTGACCAATATGGATGCCCTCTCCGTGCCCGCCGCCGGCGGCGTGGACACCACCGCCGTCATCGTCGGCGACTTCTCCAACGGCAATGACGCCGTGATCCTGAAGGGCAAGAAGGACCTCGCCAGCATCAAGGGCCAGAAGGTCAACCTCGTCGAGTTCTCCGTCTCCCACTATCTGCTCGCCCGCGCGCTTGAGAGCATCAAGCTCAAGGAGCGCGACGTGAAGGTTGTGAACACCTCGGACGCCGACATGGTCGCCGCCTACAAGACCAAGGCGGTCACCGCGGTCGTCACCTGGAACCCGCTGGTGTCGGAAATCCTCACCGACAAGAACGCCCACGCGGTGTTCGATTCGTCCAAGATCCCCGGCGAGATCATGGACCTCCTCGTCGCCAACACCGCCGTGGTGAAGGACAACCCGGACTTCGCCAAGGCGCTTGTGGGCATCTGGTACGACACGACCACCCTCTTCACCGCCGACACGCCGGAAGGCAAGGCGGCGCGCGAGGCCATGGGCAAGGCCTCCGGTACCGATCTCGCCGGCTTCGACAGCCAGCTCGCCGCCACCAAGCTGTTCGCCAAGGCGCCCGACGCGGTGGCCTTCGTCCGCTCGCCGGATGTGGGCACCACCATGGACCGCGTGCGCAAGTTCCTGTTCGAGAAGGAGCTGCTCGGCTCCGGCGCCAAGTCCGCCGACGCCGTCGGCATCGAGCTGCCCGGCGGCAAGGTGCTGGGCGACGCCAAGAACGTGAAGCTGCGCTTCACCGACACCTGGATGGCGATGGTCGCCGACGGGAAGCTGTGA
- a CDS encoding ABC transporter permease, translating into MRLINVRPDRGTALFLAVLPFALVVLAYILGSAERLAENPDDKLLPSLPSLGNAIVKMAFTADARTGDYLLWTDTLASMERLLSALAIATLIALVIGVLVGMLPVVRALLAPFVGMVSMVPPLALLPILFIVMGLGEESKIALITIGITPYLVRDLAMRVEELPREQMIKAQTLGASTWQMGLRVVLPQILPRLMDGLRLSLGPAFLFLIAAEAIASDSGLGYRIFLVRRYLAMDVILPYVAWITLIAVAMDFGLARARRALFPWFGAAK; encoded by the coding sequence ATGCGCCTCATCAATGTCAGGCCGGATCGGGGAACGGCGCTGTTCCTTGCCGTCCTCCCGTTCGCACTGGTCGTTCTCGCCTACATCCTCGGCTCGGCGGAGCGCCTTGCGGAGAACCCGGACGACAAGCTGCTGCCGAGCCTGCCCTCCCTCGGCAACGCCATCGTCAAGATGGCCTTCACCGCCGATGCACGCACCGGCGACTACCTGCTGTGGACCGACACCCTCGCCAGCATGGAGCGGCTGCTCTCGGCACTGGCGATCGCCACACTCATCGCCCTCGTCATCGGCGTGCTGGTGGGGATGCTGCCCGTCGTGCGGGCGCTGCTGGCGCCGTTTGTCGGCATGGTGTCCATGGTGCCGCCGCTGGCGCTCCTGCCCATCCTGTTCATCGTCATGGGGCTGGGCGAGGAATCCAAGATCGCCCTCATCACCATCGGCATCACGCCCTATCTGGTGCGCGACCTCGCCATGCGGGTGGAGGAATTGCCGCGCGAGCAGATGATCAAGGCGCAGACGCTGGGCGCCTCCACCTGGCAGATGGGCCTGCGCGTGGTGCTGCCGCAGATATTGCCGCGCCTGATGGACGGGCTGCGCCTCTCCCTTGGCCCGGCTTTCCTCTTCCTCATCGCGGCGGAAGCCATCGCCTCGGACTCTGGCCTCGGCTACCGCATCTTCCTGGTGCGGCGCTATCTCGCCATGGATGTGATCCTGCCCTACGTGGCCTGGATCACCCTCATCGCGGTGGCCATGGACTTCGGCCTCGCCCGCGCCCGCCGCGCCCTCTTCCCCTGGTTCGGAGCCGCGAAATGA
- a CDS encoding urea amidolyase associated protein UAAP1 gives MTISVETQTFIEENKRRYEELKAAGQQHAPKALPGPTLRGSASIMPGAVLHTETIPGGWYWSTPLKAGEALRIHLAHGPAAVSMIAWSATDASERLNYADTVKVQWTSALGKGRVLFSDMGRVMFSMVEDTTGMHDALVGGSTPASNRARYGDKVLRNTRDNFILEALKRGLDKRDIPPALTFFAPVRTDADGNFRWIEDARQTGDFVDLRAELDLVVALSNCPHPMDPAPDYAPPPVEAIRHQPPAPAADDLCRTATIEAVRGFENNAR, from the coding sequence ATGACCATCAGCGTCGAAACCCAGACCTTCATCGAAGAGAACAAGCGCCGCTACGAGGAATTGAAGGCGGCCGGCCAGCAGCATGCGCCCAAGGCCCTGCCCGGCCCCACCCTGCGCGGCTCGGCTTCCATCATGCCCGGCGCGGTGCTGCACACCGAGACCATTCCCGGCGGCTGGTACTGGTCCACGCCGCTGAAGGCGGGCGAGGCCCTGCGCATCCATCTGGCGCACGGGCCGGCCGCCGTCTCCATGATCGCGTGGTCGGCCACCGACGCCTCCGAGCGGCTGAACTATGCCGACACGGTGAAGGTGCAGTGGACATCCGCGCTCGGAAAGGGCCGCGTGCTGTTCTCCGACATGGGGCGGGTGATGTTCTCCATGGTCGAGGACACCACCGGCATGCACGACGCGCTGGTCGGCGGCTCCACTCCCGCCTCCAACCGCGCCCGCTATGGCGACAAGGTGCTGCGTAACACGCGCGACAACTTCATTCTGGAGGCGCTGAAGCGCGGCCTCGACAAGCGGGACATCCCCCCCGCCTTGACCTTCTTCGCCCCCGTGCGCACGGACGCGGACGGCAATTTCCGCTGGATCGAGGACGCCCGCCAGACCGGCGATTTCGTGGACCTGCGCGCGGAGCTGGACCTCGTCGTCGCCCTCTCCAACTGCCCGCACCCCATGGACCCGGCCCCGGACTACGCCCCGCCCCCGGTGGAGGCCATCCGCCACCAGCCGCCCGCTCCCGCCGCAGACGATCTCTGCCGCACCGCCACCATCGAGGCCGTCCGCGGCTTCGAGAACAATGCGCGCTGA
- a CDS encoding urea amidolyase associated protein UAAP2, which yields MTQFFASPVRDASSALRDYFVPANAPFSCLVKKGESVRIVDLEGQQAVDTLFYKADDFTERYSSQDTLRVQGSAYVSTGTKLISSEGNVMATVIADTCGRHDTSAGACSCEANTVRFGHQVKYLHACRENFVIEVSKHGMTKRDIVPNINFFMNVPVEPTGELAIVDGISGPGDYVELRAEMDVLLVISNCPQINNPCNGFNPTPIQVLVFGAED from the coding sequence ATGACCCAGTTCTTTGCTTCTCCCGTCCGCGATGCGTCCTCCGCGCTGCGCGATTACTTCGTGCCCGCCAACGCCCCCTTCTCCTGCCTCGTGAAGAAGGGCGAGAGCGTGCGCATCGTCGATCTCGAAGGCCAGCAGGCCGTCGATACGCTCTTCTACAAGGCCGACGACTTCACCGAGCGCTATTCCTCGCAGGATACCCTGCGCGTGCAGGGCTCGGCCTATGTCTCCACCGGCACGAAACTGATTTCGTCCGAGGGCAATGTGATGGCGACCGTGATCGCCGACACCTGCGGGCGGCACGACACCTCGGCGGGCGCCTGCTCGTGCGAGGCGAATACGGTGCGCTTCGGCCATCAGGTGAAGTATCTGCACGCCTGCCGCGAGAATTTCGTCATCGAGGTGTCGAAGCACGGCATGACGAAGCGGGACATCGTGCCCAACATCAACTTCTTCATGAACGTGCCGGTGGAGCCCACGGGCGAACTCGCCATCGTGGACGGCATTTCCGGCCCCGGCGACTATGTGGAGCTGCGCGCGGAGATGGATGTGCTCCTCGTGATCTCCAATTGCCCGCAGATCAACAATCCCTGCAACGGCTTCAACCCGACGCCCATCCAGGTGCTCGTGTTCGGCGCGGAGGATTGA
- the uca gene encoding urea carboxylase: MFSKILIANRGEIARRVIRSARAMGIKSVAVHSDADRFTRGVLEADEAVRLGPAPAAESYLNVDAVIAACKATGAEAVHPGYGFLSENVRFARRLAEEGIAFIGPKPEHLEAFGLKHTARALAKASGVPLLPGTDLLDSAEEALKAAEAITYPVMLKSTAGGGGIGMQLCHTPEDLRDVFERVQRTARASFGDARVYLERFVSEARHVEVQIFGDGKGKVVALGERDCSLQRRNQKVVEETPAPLLSDAVRARLHAAAVQLGESVKYESAGTVEFIYDPARQEFYFLEVNTRLQVEHPVTEAVFGIDLVEWMIRQAAGEDPIAAAGPLSPKGAAMEVRVYAEIPHANFQPSAGLLTEVKFPAWARIDGWIETGTEVTPYYDPMLAKVIVKADDRPGAIAALQKALSETSICGIETNLQYLCAIAASDLLASGQVSTTALKDFAFRPASVEVVVPGAQSSLQELPGRLNLWHVGVPPSGPMDEHSFRRANALVGNQETACALEMTVNGPTLRFHDDAVVAISGAHMPARLDGAVVPHDAAFPVKAGQMLAIGTIEGAGQRAYLAVSGAFQAPEVLGSRATFALGQFGGHATGTLKAGDALHLAPASARPTGPAAEIPAPAPLTRDWQIGVLYGPHGAPDFFQPEDIADLFCATYEVHFNSARTGVRLMGPTPRWARTDGGEAGLHPSNLHDNAYAIGAIDFTGDMPIILGPDGPSLGGFVCPAVIARDEQWKMGQLKPGDRVRFVPLPRPQDPIAGPAILGAPEETSSPVLAIHEDGPVRVVYRRQGDDNLLVEFGDMHLDVALRLRAHLMAEAVQQAQLPGLIDLTPGIRSLQIHYDGASLPRVKLLDALAEIEKGLPAAEDVVVPSRIVHLPLSWNDPQAELAMRKYQELVRANAPWCPDNIEFIRRINGLADEQAVKDIIFGASYQVLGLGDVYLGAPVATPIDPRHRLVTTKYNPARTWTPENAVGIGGAYMCIYGMEGPGGYQLFGRTIQMWNTWHRTPEFRDTPWLLRFFDEIRFVPVSHQELMEAREAFPHGAYPVRIEESRFSYADYAANLAANSRAITAGKARQQAAFEAERARWKAEGLDSFVVEDGAGPFSDGEMPDGCFGVAANVPGNVWKVLVEAEAMVAAGDTIAIIESMKMEISIIAHAAGRVREIRAAPGRTVRSGDVVAVLETV; encoded by the coding sequence ATGTTCTCGAAAATCCTCATCGCCAACCGCGGCGAGATCGCGCGGCGGGTGATCCGCAGCGCCCGTGCCATGGGCATCAAGTCCGTGGCCGTGCATTCGGATGCCGACCGCTTCACGCGCGGCGTGCTGGAGGCGGACGAGGCCGTGCGCCTCGGCCCGGCGCCGGCCGCCGAGAGCTATCTCAATGTCGATGCCGTCATCGCCGCCTGCAAGGCGACGGGGGCTGAGGCCGTGCATCCCGGCTATGGCTTCCTGTCCGAGAACGTGCGCTTCGCGCGGCGCCTCGCGGAGGAGGGCATCGCCTTCATCGGCCCGAAGCCGGAGCATCTGGAAGCCTTCGGCCTGAAGCACACCGCGCGCGCGCTGGCCAAGGCATCGGGCGTGCCCCTGCTGCCCGGCACCGACCTCCTCGACAGCGCCGAAGAGGCGCTGAAGGCGGCGGAAGCCATCACCTATCCGGTGATGCTGAAGTCCACCGCCGGCGGCGGCGGCATCGGCATGCAGCTCTGCCACACGCCGGAAGACTTGCGCGACGTGTTCGAGCGCGTCCAGCGCACGGCCCGCGCCTCCTTCGGCGATGCCCGCGTCTATCTGGAGCGCTTCGTCTCGGAAGCGCGCCATGTGGAGGTGCAGATCTTCGGCGACGGCAAGGGCAAGGTCGTGGCGCTGGGCGAGCGCGACTGCTCGCTCCAGCGGCGGAACCAGAAGGTGGTGGAGGAGACCCCCGCCCCCCTCCTCTCCGACGCCGTGCGCGCCCGCCTCCACGCCGCCGCCGTCCAGCTCGGCGAGAGCGTGAAATACGAGAGCGCCGGCACGGTGGAATTCATCTACGACCCGGCGCGGCAGGAATTCTATTTCCTTGAGGTGAACACCCGCCTGCAAGTGGAACATCCCGTCACCGAGGCGGTGTTCGGCATCGATCTCGTGGAGTGGATGATCCGGCAGGCGGCGGGCGAAGACCCCATCGCCGCCGCCGGCCCGCTCTCGCCGAAGGGCGCCGCCATGGAGGTGCGCGTCTATGCGGAAATCCCCCACGCCAATTTCCAGCCCTCCGCCGGCCTGCTCACCGAGGTGAAATTCCCGGCGTGGGCGCGCATCGACGGCTGGATCGAGACCGGCACGGAGGTGACGCCTTATTACGATCCCATGCTCGCCAAGGTGATCGTGAAAGCCGACGACCGCCCCGGCGCCATCGCGGCGCTGCAGAAGGCGCTCAGCGAGACCTCCATCTGCGGCATCGAGACCAACCTGCAATATCTCTGCGCCATCGCCGCGTCCGACCTGCTGGCGTCCGGCCAGGTGTCGACCACCGCGCTGAAGGATTTCGCCTTCCGGCCCGCCAGCGTGGAAGTGGTCGTGCCCGGCGCCCAGTCCAGCCTTCAGGAGCTACCGGGGCGGCTGAATTTGTGGCACGTGGGCGTGCCGCCGTCCGGCCCCATGGACGAACACTCCTTCCGCCGCGCCAACGCCCTGGTGGGAAATCAGGAAACCGCCTGCGCGCTGGAGATGACCGTCAACGGCCCCACCCTGCGCTTCCATGACGATGCGGTGGTCGCGATCTCCGGCGCGCATATGCCGGCGCGGCTGGACGGCGCCGTCGTGCCGCATGATGCGGCCTTCCCGGTGAAGGCCGGGCAGATGCTCGCCATCGGCACCATCGAGGGTGCGGGCCAGCGGGCCTATCTGGCGGTGTCCGGGGCCTTCCAGGCACCGGAGGTGCTGGGCTCGCGGGCGACCTTCGCGCTCGGCCAGTTCGGCGGCCATGCCACCGGCACGCTGAAGGCGGGCGATGCCCTCCACCTCGCCCCCGCCTCCGCCCGCCCCACCGGCCCGGCGGCCGAAATCCCCGCCCCCGCCCCGCTCACCCGAGACTGGCAGATCGGCGTGCTCTACGGCCCCCACGGCGCGCCGGACTTCTTCCAGCCGGAGGATATCGCGGACCTGTTCTGCGCCACCTACGAGGTGCATTTCAACAGCGCCCGGACCGGCGTGCGCCTGATGGGGCCGACGCCCCGCTGGGCGCGCACGGACGGCGGCGAGGCGGGGCTGCACCCCTCCAATTTGCACGACAACGCCTATGCCATCGGCGCCATCGACTTCACCGGCGACATGCCCATCATCCTCGGCCCGGATGGCCCCTCGCTGGGCGGCTTCGTCTGCCCGGCGGTGATCGCCCGGGACGAGCAGTGGAAGATGGGCCAGTTGAAGCCCGGTGACCGCGTGCGCTTCGTGCCCCTACCCCGGCCGCAAGACCCCATCGCCGGCCCCGCCATTCTCGGCGCGCCGGAGGAGACCTCCTCCCCCGTCCTCGCCATCCATGAGGATGGGCCGGTGCGCGTGGTCTACCGCCGGCAGGGCGACGACAACCTTCTCGTCGAGTTCGGCGACATGCACCTCGACGTCGCCCTGCGCCTGCGCGCGCATCTCATGGCGGAGGCCGTGCAACAGGCGCAGCTCCCCGGCCTCATCGACCTCACCCCCGGCATCCGCTCGCTCCAGATCCATTATGACGGCGCGAGCCTGCCCCGCGTGAAGCTGCTCGACGCCCTCGCGGAGATCGAGAAGGGCCTGCCGGCGGCTGAGGACGTGGTGGTGCCGAGCCGCATCGTCCATCTGCCGCTTTCCTGGAACGACCCGCAGGCGGAGCTCGCCATGCGCAAGTATCAGGAGCTGGTGCGGGCCAACGCGCCCTGGTGCCCCGACAACATCGAGTTCATCCGCCGCATCAATGGCCTCGCGGACGAGCAGGCGGTGAAGGACATCATCTTCGGCGCGAGCTATCAGGTGCTCGGGCTGGGCGATGTCTATCTCGGCGCGCCGGTGGCCACCCCCATCGATCCGCGCCACCGCCTCGTCACCACCAAGTACAACCCGGCCCGCACCTGGACGCCGGAAAACGCGGTGGGCATCGGCGGCGCCTATATGTGCATCTATGGCATGGAGGGGCCGGGCGGCTACCAGCTCTTCGGCCGCACCATCCAGATGTGGAACACCTGGCACCGCACGCCGGAATTCCGCGACACGCCCTGGCTGCTGCGCTTCTTCGACGAGATCCGCTTCGTCCCGGTCTCCCATCAGGAGCTGATGGAGGCGCGCGAAGCCTTCCCGCACGGGGCCTATCCCGTCCGCATCGAAGAGAGCCGCTTCTCCTATGCGGACTATGCGGCGAACCTTGCCGCCAATTCCCGCGCCATCACGGCCGGCAAGGCGCGCCAGCAGGCCGCCTTCGAGGCCGAGCGGGCGCGCTGGAAGGCGGAGGGGCTGGACTCTTTCGTCGTCGAGGACGGCGCCGGTCCCTTCAGCGATGGCGAGATGCCGGACGGCTGCTTCGGCGTCGCCGCCAACGTGCCGGGCAATGTCTGGAAGGTGTTGGTGGAGGCGGAAGCGATGGTCGCCGCAGGCGACACCATCGCCATCATCGAGAGCATGAAGATGGAGATTTCCATCATTGCCCATGCCGCCGGCCGCGTCCGCGAGATCCGCGCCGCGCCGGGCCGCACCGTCCGCTCGGGCGATGTGGTGGCCGTGCTCGAAACCGTGTGA
- a CDS encoding DUF1153 domain-containing protein codes for MTDAYRPRVKYVIGPDGGPLTIADLPPPDTRRWVIRRKAEVVAAVRGGLLSLEEACKRYTLTVDEFLSWQASIDRHGLPGLRTTRIQHYRQ; via the coding sequence ATGACCGATGCCTATCGGCCGAGGGTCAAATATGTGATCGGGCCGGACGGGGGACCCCTGACCATCGCCGACCTGCCGCCGCCGGATACGCGGCGCTGGGTCATCCGCCGCAAGGCGGAGGTGGTGGCCGCCGTGCGCGGCGGGCTTCTCTCGCTCGAGGAAGCCTGCAAGCGCTACACCCTCACCGTGGACGAATTCCTCTCGTGGCAGGCCTCCATCGACCGCCACGGCCTGCCCGGCTTGCGCACCACGCGCATCCAGCACTACCGGCAGTAG